The Anabas testudineus chromosome 1, fAnaTes1.2, whole genome shotgun sequence genomic sequence tttgatCCAGTTTTTTTATAAAAGGTTTGATGAGTGCAGCTGCTTTTCTGCTAGAAATCCAAATGTCTGCCACGAGAAACCTCTTGTGTCGACAGTAAAGGAAGATGAGCTCTGTGCGGCTGTGatgaaactgtatttatttgacacCAGTCATATATACTTCATTGCCATGTTTATCAAACGACAAGCAGTACGAAACTTTGTTCTTGCACAAAATATCACTAAAGTaaaagacacattcacatttgtgaGCCAGTGTTTGGCAGTTGTTGTTCTTTGGAAGTGAGTTAAGAAATCAAGGATGAGTTGGTGGATTTTAAAACTCTACAGGAATGTATTAGGAAGACTTTTTGACCCATCCATTGTCTAAtcactgctgcattttaatgCGCAGTATGTTTTTGCATAATCTAATTTTAGGAAGAGCTGGTCTCACATACTGAAACCAAGAGGTCAGTGCTTAGATTTGTGcacttgtctgtgtgtctgacaaataaaacacaggctTCCTGTGAGAGATGGAAGAGCTGCTACATTATATACATGGACAGGCTGAATGACATTCATCTGCTACCAGAAAGCACAATTTACAGCAGGGATGAGCAAGGAAGAGGTTCTGTACAGTTTATCTAGGCTCAGGTTAGGTGATTCCTCTATCACACACTTGTACATCTTTCTTAAATTTTGCTAGAGTCTGTAAACACAGACAGCGCTACAGGTAACATTTTAAAGCCAGCGTCTGGTGTGCAGGGTGTTCGTGAGTTCGGACCAGTTTCCTGGTCAGTCTCTTGTGGGCAGGGTTTGGCTGTGGTTGATCTGGTCCACGTGGTGAAGCTGTGGTGGCTGAGGTATGAGGTTTGGTGAGGTTTGTGGTCTTCAATCCTGTCTCATCCCTTCCTTTCATCCTCCCACCACACAAGCCAGGAAGGAAAGGTAATGGCATGATCACACAACGTATTACCAGCtagattattttatattctgttcATTGAAACAATTACAACCTAACATGACTGCATCAACACGTGCACACTTGAAAAAAGCTTGGTGGACCTAAGCAGGTGATGGCAGGTAATGACAAAGTAAGCTAGTGAATTCTTTGTGTGAGCGTAGCTCAGAGATGCAGCTGTTGGGACAGGAGTGGTATCATTGTTCTAGATTGTCCTCCAGTGTTGGGTGGTGGTGATCGGATAGGACACGGTTTTCAGCAAGTATCCAGTCATCGAGCAGTGCTGCCAGACACGGAGCTGCTTCCTGAGCTGGAGCCACTGGAGCCCCGATCTTCATAAATGGAAATCTCTATCTGGTGAAAGTAGTTAGGGcgcaaacatttttaatgaagtaTGGTGAAttaaacagaacagagaaatgCTAACACACTAAACCCGAGTAAGGATACAACACGCATGCCCCTTTCAATTGGATCTGTGATGAGCAAACCCCTGGGAGCGTAGATCTTCTCGTTCTGCTCCTGAATGTACTTGGCTATCTTCTTCAacacctgtcacacacacacacacacacagagcaagcAAAGTTAGAGAAAGAAAGTCCTGGACCATTAAAATGCTTTAAGTTTGGCTCTGTCAGTGTCACCTTCTCGTAACGCGTCTCCATGCAAAGGAAAATGAGATAAGCTGTAGCGCAGGCCAGACACCCCTCCAGGTAGGATTGTCCTCCAATCTTTTCTGCCTCTGCATAGTAGTTATTCAGAGTCTTCACAGTTTCCTCAAACAGTGTCCGCTCAATCTGGAGCCACGTGCAGAGACagattaatgtttaatatttccataataaagcattttacatgCATCACATCAATTCATTTTAAGTTGAAGAGCATCCAACCATTGTACTGTGTGGTTGGCTACAGTGAagcaaaaacactaaatataataTTAGTGCATTATTAACTGAAAAAGCCCAGAGTCACAGACTCCTATCTCCTCACCCTGCTCTCCAGCTCAGAAGGAAACTTGGTCTGAAACTTGCAGGTGGTCCCTTCACTGTAGTCTCTCTGGATGAAGACTTTGTTGGCCAGAGATGCACTGTGCCTCAACTCCTGCAGGTTGTGGAACTGAAGGGAGAAAAGaaaggacacagagagatgcAAAGAGAACGAGGTTTGACACAATAGCTGTTTAATGAGCCCACAGGGAGATCTGTGTCTCTCTACGCACCGGTTACATCGTAATGTGTACAAACAGCGAGCGATTTGGAAGTATAGGATGATAGAGGAGATGTAGACAAGATGTGATCAATCACTATGTGGCTCAGTGTCTGCGCTCATTTCTGCCTTGTCAACTGTTGGAACAGAGCCCAGCACTGGACATACCatcctttacacacacacacacacacacacacactttgattgtctccctttccttctctcttgtCTTGCAGGAGACAGGGCAACATTTCACTACAGCTCCCAACAGATCGATGAGCAGGCAACAATATTAGGCAGACTGATTACAGACCATCCACTCCTGTGATCTACAGTATTCCTGCTGTTGCTGGTAGTTGTTTTACGGAGTGTGTGGTCTAAACATCATTCCTGTTCAACACTATTATTGTTTTTGAGCACGTATAAAAGCAcagatggaggagaaagaggcagGATTAGCGGTGAGGGAGGTCAGGGCTGAGTGTctctgtccgtggtgctgaatgCGGgtcctcctgtgtgtgtgtgtgtgtgtgtgtgtgtgtgtgtgtgtgtgtgtgtgtgtgtgtgtgtgtgtgtgatacaaaCACAGTGGCCTGTCACCGGATTAACGGGGCGTCTCAACACACTAAAACAGATCTGCTTT encodes the following:
- the golga7ba gene encoding golgin A7 family, member Ba isoform X1; this encodes MATEFHNLQELRHSASLANKVFIQRDYSEGTTCKFQTKFPSELESRIERTLFEETVKTLNNYYAEAEKIGGQSYLEGCLACATAYLIFLCMETRYEKVLKKIAKYIQEQNEKIYAPRGLLITDPIERGMRVIEISIYEDRGSSGSSSGSSSVSGSTAR
- the golga7ba gene encoding golgin A7 family, member Ba isoform X2 produces the protein MATEFHNLQELRHSASLANKVFIQRDYSEGTTCKFQTKFPSELESRIERTLFEETVKTLNNYYAEAEKIGGQSYLEGCLACATAYLIFLCMETRYEKVLKKIAKYIQEQNEKIYAPRGLLITDPIERGMRVVSLLGFSVLIEISIYEDRGSSGSSSGSSSVSGSTAR